One part of the Pecten maximus chromosome 1, xPecMax1.1, whole genome shotgun sequence genome encodes these proteins:
- the LOC117337432 gene encoding annexin A4-like, with product MAYFGNPYQQSNYYGGGFTYNNPAYQVNSGPPAFPPVMQMMMNPFAGMPCPMQQMPPTIQTNININTTWSTDNCFLDLAEEAGLVDEEEEEDEEDYEEDEEEEEEVKKSRKKIRKKAKKKAKIAEKIAGLSDEQRATLKSKYVARLKDHLDKYNSLEPTTGTVKAFTKYTADDPVVPFIAEFDGTEAAGEKWNAEYDCIYLDAAMDGLGTNEDAIIHVITTRNNSQRQDLKKMFKTAYGVDLIERLKSELSGDLKECVMALFVSPDVYDAWCVRNAIYGLGTDDSVLCEIMFSRTNPQIQAMVEAYKDVAFPDLKAPECALEEDIANDTSGDYKRLLISASQGNREIIDFERLDEAVEEVKNEMDMPTGMFAVNHDKLVNVKKAQREAQKLFEAGQDRWGTDEETFNRIFSVRDPYQLRRTYAEYVKLSQCDIENAVEEETSGDFEMALYTLVMCIKFPPRYFAKRLTMMMKGLGTADSDLIRIIVSRSEIDMEQIKASFLEENKQTLWKWIEGDCSGDYKKLLQGIVGRD from the exons ATGGCATAT tTTGGCAATCCATACCAGCAGAGCAACTACTATGGAGGAGGGTTTACTTATAATAATCCAGCCTACCAAGTCAATTCAG GTCCACCTGCCTTTCCTCCAGTAATGCAGATGATGATGAACCCATTTGCTGGT ATGCCATGCCCTATGCAGCAGATGCCCCCTACAATACAAACCAACATCAACATTAACACAACATGGAGTACAGACAACTGTTTCCTTGATCTTGCAGAAGAG GCTGGACTGGTGgatgaggaggaggaagaggatGAGGAGGATTACGAAGAAGACGAGGAAGAAGAGGAAGAGGTGAAGAAGTCACGGAAGAAGATCCGTAAGAAGGCTAAAAAGAAGGCT AAAATAGCAGAGAAGATTGCTGGCTTGAGTGATGAGCAGCGGGCGACCCTGAAGTCTAAGTATGTAGCCAGACTGAAGGATCACTTGGATAAATACAACAGTCTCGAGCCTACCACTGGCACCGTCAAGGCTTTCACCAAATATACAGCCGACGATCCTGTTGTTCCCTTCATAGCCGAGTTTGACGGTACGGAGGCTGCCGGAGAAAAATGGAACGCGGAATACGACTGTATATACCTTGATGCGGCTATGGATGGATTAG GCACAAATGAGGACGCCATCATACATGTCATCACAACACGAAATAACTCACAGAGACAGgacctgaagaaaatgtttaagacTGCTTATGGTGTA GATCTGATTGAACGTCTGAAATCTGAACTCAGTGGCGACCTGAAGGAGTGTGTCATGGCCCTGTTTGTCAGTCCGGACGTGTATGATGCTTGGTGTGTGAGAAACGCTATATAT GGTTTAGGAACAGACGACTCCGTACTTTGTGAGATCATGTTTTCTCGCACCAATCCTCAGATTCAAGCCATGGTGGAAGCATACAAAGATG TTGCTTTTCCTGATCTGAAAGCTCCAGAATGTGCCCTTGAGGAAGACATTGCAAATGACACTTCGGGAGACTACAAACGCCTGCTGATATCAGCATCTCAG GGTAACCGTGAAATCATCGACTTTGAGAGGTTAGATGAGGCCGTTGAGGAAGTGAAGAATGAGATGGACATGCCTACAGGAATGTTTGCGGTCAACCATGACAAGTTGGTGAACGTTAAAAAGGCTCAGCGCGAGGCCCAGAAGTTGTTTGAAGCAGGTCAGGATAGATGGGGTACAGATGAGGAGACCTTCAATCGGATCTTCTCTGTCCGCGATCCTTACCAGCTCAGGAGAACATACGCGgaatatgtcaag CTATCCCAGTGTGATATTGAGAATGCTGTGGAAGAAGAAACCTCTGGAGATTTTGAGATGGCCTTATACACTTTGG tgATGTGTATCAAGTTCCCCCCACGATACTTTGCCAAGAGGTTGACAATGATGATGAAAGGATTGGGCACAGCAGATTCTGACCTCATTAGAATCATCGTCTCCCGCTCTGAG